The Triticum dicoccoides isolate Atlit2015 ecotype Zavitan chromosome 6A, WEW_v2.0, whole genome shotgun sequence genome has a window encoding:
- the LOC119319634 gene encoding uncharacterized protein LOC119319634 isoform X1, producing the protein MEPRRAIHRRSGALLLLLAAVFAAAAGASASAIGDKCAACKAVAAELEIGISSEKPRNHLDLRNRLNSKGQREGKVIDYRVSELRIVELLDDLCDKMQDYTLQKLESGEKEWVKVPSWSSFQTDKKAAARAHSKNLSSYCGRLLEETEDELAEWIKTSSAESADVSQALCQDISKHCQSTSATAPVDDEL; encoded by the exons ATGGAGCCGAGACGAGCGATCCACCGCAGATccggcgcgctcctcctcctcctcgccgctgtattcgcggcggccgccggcgcctccgcctccgccatcGGCGACAAGTGCGCCGCCTGCAAAGCCGTCGCG GCTGAGCTAGAGATTGGAATATCAAGT GAGAAACCAAGAAACCACTTGGACTTGCGTAACAGGTTAAATTCGAAAGGTCAGCGCGAGGGGAAGGTCATCGATTACAG AGTCAGTGAGCTTCGGATTGTAGAGCTTCTGGATGACCTATGTGATAAGATGCAAGACTATACGCTGCAGAAG TTGGAATCAGGCGAAAAAGAATGGGTGAAAGTACCAAGCTGGAGCAGTTTTCAAACTG ATAAGAAAGCTGCAGCACGAGCACACTCCAAAAATCTATCCAGTTACTGTGGAAG GTTACTGGAGGAAACTGAGGACGAG CTTGCTGAGTGGATAAAAACAAGCTCGGCAGAATCCGCGGACGTGAGCCAGGCCCTTTGCCAGGATATTAGCAAACACTGCCAGTCCACAAG TGCTACAGCCCCGGTCGACGATGAACTATAA
- the LOC119319634 gene encoding uncharacterized protein LOC119319634 isoform X2, whose amino-acid sequence MIGALDLHGFSADVAELEIGISSEKPRNHLDLRNRLNSKGQREGKVIDYRVSELRIVELLDDLCDKMQDYTLQKLESGEKEWVKVPSWSSFQTDKKAAARAHSKNLSSYCGRLLEETEDELAEWIKTSSAESADVSQALCQDISKHCQSTSATAPVDDEL is encoded by the exons ATGATCGGAGCCCTGGATCTCCATGGATTTAGTGCAGACGTG GCTGAGCTAGAGATTGGAATATCAAGT GAGAAACCAAGAAACCACTTGGACTTGCGTAACAGGTTAAATTCGAAAGGTCAGCGCGAGGGGAAGGTCATCGATTACAG AGTCAGTGAGCTTCGGATTGTAGAGCTTCTGGATGACCTATGTGATAAGATGCAAGACTATACGCTGCAGAAG TTGGAATCAGGCGAAAAAGAATGGGTGAAAGTACCAAGCTGGAGCAGTTTTCAAACTG ATAAGAAAGCTGCAGCACGAGCACACTCCAAAAATCTATCCAGTTACTGTGGAAG GTTACTGGAGGAAACTGAGGACGAG CTTGCTGAGTGGATAAAAACAAGCTCGGCAGAATCCGCGGACGTGAGCCAGGCCCTTTGCCAGGATATTAGCAAACACTGCCAGTCCACAAG TGCTACAGCCCCGGTCGACGATGAACTATAA